One genomic window of Desulfuromonas sp. AOP6 includes the following:
- a CDS encoding efflux RND transporter permease subunit, with protein MSQPRERRLRGPIAWMVYNRVTPNLLMLFFLLGGLFMTSRIKQEVFPEFDLDLVTITVAYPGASPEEVEQGIILAVEEGVRGIDGIKELQATAAEGVGSVQIELLEDVDQQRVYQDIKQEVDRIVTFPEDAEEPQVSLVVRRREVLNMQFYGDVSEVALRETVEQVRDRLLQNPGITQVDLSGARDYEILVHISRENLRAYSLTLADVAARISAASIELPGGTVETSGGDILLRIKDRRDWSRQFSDIPLITTAEGAVLTLGDIASVTDGFEDTDRRAFFNGQRSMGVDVYRVGKQTPIGVSDEVRTAMVEIATDLPDGIDWIINNDRSDIYRQRLELLLKNAFIGLSLVLFVLGLFLEFKLAFWVTMGIPISFLGGLLFMPALGVSINMISLFAFIIALGIVVDDAIVAGENIYEYRQKGMDFVSAAIQGARDVAVPITYAILTNVVAFMPLYFVPGVMGKIWKVIPLVVITVFLVSLVEALIILPAHLAHTSSRPASPVTARLHEWQQRFSRLVLRFIDGVYGPSLDFCLRWRSLTLAIGLGTLLLIGGYALSGRIGMILMPRVEADLALVTAVLPVGSPSARTVEVQKRLVESMEAVAAENGNDRLLEGILAEIDENQVVVRAYLTEPGVRPINTGQVTRLWREKVGTVIGLESLRFESDRGGPGSGAALTVELSHRDIDVLKEASEALALRLEDFSNVTDVDDGFTPGKRQFDFRIKPEGMSLGLTSREVARQVRHAFSGVEALRQQRGRNEVTVRVRLPEEQRQRIFDVEHLMIRTPAGTFVPLMDIAEVERGRAYTTITRRDARRTVTVSANVEPLGETGQVMATLNSTVLPQLAQDFPGLSLGYEGRQADLKESMRSLVLGFVMAMLCVYFLLAIPFRSYIQPLIVMIAIPFGMVGAVLGHLFMGYNLSLMSMMGIVALSGVVVNDSLVLIDYANRRRLKEGEDAITAIHAAGKRRFRPIILTTLTTFGGLAPMIFETSRQARFMIPMALSLGFGILFSTAVILVLVPCLYMIIEDSKRRLAGLLG; from the coding sequence ATGAGCCAGCCTCGGGAACGCAGGCTGCGAGGCCCCATTGCCTGGATGGTGTACAACCGGGTCACGCCCAATCTGCTGATGCTTTTCTTCCTGCTGGGGGGGCTCTTCATGACCTCGCGCATCAAGCAGGAGGTCTTTCCCGAGTTCGACCTCGACCTCGTCACCATCACCGTCGCTTACCCGGGAGCCAGCCCCGAAGAAGTGGAGCAGGGGATTATCCTGGCTGTTGAAGAGGGCGTCCGTGGCATCGACGGCATCAAGGAACTGCAGGCGACGGCCGCCGAAGGAGTCGGCAGCGTGCAGATCGAACTCCTCGAAGATGTGGACCAGCAGCGGGTTTATCAGGATATCAAGCAGGAGGTGGACCGCATCGTCACCTTTCCGGAAGATGCCGAGGAACCTCAGGTTTCCCTGGTCGTGCGGCGCCGGGAGGTGCTCAACATGCAGTTCTACGGCGACGTGAGCGAGGTGGCTCTGCGCGAGACCGTGGAACAGGTGCGGGATCGGCTGCTGCAGAATCCCGGTATAACCCAGGTGGATCTGAGCGGCGCTCGGGATTATGAGATCCTCGTCCACATCTCCCGGGAGAATCTGCGGGCCTATTCCCTCACTCTGGCCGATGTGGCGGCACGGATCAGCGCCGCCTCCATCGAGCTGCCGGGCGGAACCGTGGAGACCTCCGGTGGGGATATCCTGCTCCGCATCAAGGACCGCCGCGACTGGAGCCGCCAATTCAGCGACATCCCCCTGATCACCACGGCCGAAGGGGCCGTGCTGACTCTCGGCGATATCGCGTCAGTGACGGATGGCTTTGAGGACACCGATCGCCGGGCCTTCTTCAATGGGCAACGGAGCATGGGGGTGGACGTCTACCGCGTCGGCAAGCAGACGCCCATCGGCGTCTCCGATGAGGTGCGTACGGCCATGGTGGAGATCGCCACCGACCTGCCCGACGGTATCGACTGGATCATCAATAACGACCGCTCCGACATCTACCGCCAGCGCCTTGAACTTCTACTCAAAAACGCCTTCATCGGGCTCAGCCTGGTGCTGTTCGTCCTCGGCCTTTTTCTTGAGTTCAAACTGGCTTTCTGGGTGACCATGGGCATCCCCATCTCCTTTCTGGGTGGGCTGCTGTTCATGCCGGCGTTGGGGGTCTCCATCAACATGATCTCCCTCTTCGCCTTCATTATCGCCCTGGGGATTGTCGTCGACGACGCCATCGTCGCCGGGGAGAACATCTACGAATACCGGCAGAAGGGGATGGACTTCGTGTCGGCGGCCATCCAGGGGGCGCGGGATGTGGCGGTACCCATCACCTACGCCATCCTCACCAACGTGGTGGCGTTTATGCCCCTCTACTTCGTGCCGGGGGTCATGGGCAAAATCTGGAAAGTCATCCCCCTGGTGGTCATCACCGTCTTCCTCGTTTCCCTCGTCGAGGCCCTGATTATCCTGCCTGCCCATCTGGCCCACACCAGCAGCCGGCCGGCCAGCCCCGTCACCGCCCGACTGCACGAGTGGCAACAGCGTTTCAGTCGGCTGGTGCTGCGTTTTATCGATGGCGTTTACGGTCCTTCCCTCGATTTCTGTCTACGCTGGCGCTCGTTGACTCTGGCCATCGGGCTCGGCACCCTGCTCCTTATCGGCGGCTATGCGCTGAGCGGACGCATCGGCATGATCCTCATGCCGCGGGTCGAGGCCGACCTGGCCCTGGTCACGGCGGTACTGCCCGTCGGCAGCCCGTCGGCGAGGACTGTCGAGGTGCAGAAACGTCTGGTCGAGAGCATGGAAGCGGTGGCGGCTGAAAACGGGAACGACCGCCTGCTTGAAGGCATTCTGGCCGAAATTGACGAAAACCAGGTGGTCGTGCGGGCCTATCTCACCGAACCCGGGGTGCGCCCCATCAATACGGGCCAGGTTACGCGCCTGTGGCGGGAGAAGGTGGGAACGGTTATCGGTCTGGAGTCCCTGCGCTTTGAATCGGACCGAGGCGGTCCTGGTTCGGGGGCGGCTTTGACCGTCGAACTGTCGCACCGGGACATCGACGTTCTCAAGGAGGCCAGTGAGGCTCTCGCCCTGCGGCTGGAAGACTTTTCCAACGTGACCGATGTCGATGACGGCTTCACTCCGGGCAAGAGGCAGTTCGATTTTCGCATCAAGCCGGAAGGGATGAGCCTGGGGCTCACCTCGCGCGAGGTGGCGCGTCAGGTGCGTCATGCCTTCTCTGGTGTCGAGGCGCTGCGGCAGCAGCGGGGGCGCAACGAGGTCACCGTGCGCGTCCGCCTGCCGGAGGAGCAACGCCAGCGGATCTTCGATGTGGAGCATCTGATGATCCGTACTCCGGCTGGAACCTTCGTCCCCCTGATGGACATCGCCGAAGTCGAGCGCGGCCGCGCCTATACGACCATCACGCGCCGCGATGCCCGCCGCACCGTGACCGTGAGCGCCAACGTCGAGCCCCTCGGCGAAACGGGGCAGGTTATGGCGACCCTCAACAGCACCGTGCTGCCGCAACTGGCCCAGGACTTTCCCGGCTTGAGTCTCGGATACGAAGGGCGACAGGCCGATCTCAAGGAAAGCATGCGCAGCCTTGTTTTAGGCTTTGTCATGGCCATGCTCTGCGTCTATTTTCTACTGGCCATCCCTTTTCGCAGCTACATCCAACCGCTCATCGTCATGATCGCCATTCCCTTCGGCATGGTGGGTGCGGTGCTCGGTCATCTGTTCATGGGCTACAACCTCAGCCTCATGAGCATGATGGGGATCGTCGCTCTCTCGGGCGTGGTGGTCAACGACTCGCTGGTTCTCATCGACTACGCCAACCGGCGTCGATTGAAAGAAGGAGAGGACGCCATCACGGCCATTCACGCCGCCGGCAAGCGCCGTTTCCGACCGATCATCCTGACCACCTTGACGACCTTCGGCGGCTTGGCGCCCATGATTTTCGAGACCTCCCGGCAGGCCCGCTTCATGATTCCCATGGCGCTTTCCCTCGGTTTCGGGATTCTCTTCTCCACTGCGGTTATTCTGGTGCTGGTGCCCTGTCTTTATATGATTATTGAGGACAGCAAGAGGCGATTGGCTGGGTTGTTGGGGTGA
- a CDS encoding efflux RND transporter periplasmic adaptor subunit: MEKETPPAPERDISSDRPKHRGSLLLRYLLPLLILVGAVLIAFWLMKTGPKAKPKPKERQATLVEVQAVQVGPQRTLIHAMGTVKPAREVTLMPQVSGEIIEIAPQFMPGGMLAKGERLLRIDPTDYRIAVAQLESEVARVEAEIQLEQGRQMVARREYELLGEDVSDEEKALMLRQPQLDTLKASLDAARARVQKARIDLERTTITTPFNAVVQARHVNLGTRVTPATALVELVGTDTYWVELSVPVSQLRWLRLPETSGEKGSAVKIYDETAWGAEAYREGHLLRLAAAVEPEGRMARLLVEVADPLARQKAHAKSPRMMVGSYVRAEIAGHSVETAANIPRRLVRDGDTVWIMDDEGRLEIRPLDILFRGRDEVFVPQGLTEGERLVVTDLSAAVEGMRLRLREDTIPTGKETSP, encoded by the coding sequence ATGGAAAAAGAGACACCACCCGCACCTGAACGTGACATCTCCTCCGACCGCCCTAAACATCGGGGCTCCCTTCTGCTGCGTTATCTGCTGCCGTTGCTGATCCTGGTCGGAGCCGTGCTGATCGCCTTCTGGCTGATGAAGACCGGTCCCAAAGCCAAACCAAAGCCGAAAGAGCGCCAGGCTACCCTGGTGGAGGTTCAAGCGGTTCAGGTCGGGCCCCAACGCACCCTCATCCATGCCATGGGAACCGTCAAGCCGGCCCGCGAAGTGACGCTCATGCCGCAGGTGAGCGGCGAAATCATCGAGATTGCCCCTCAATTCATGCCGGGAGGCATGCTGGCCAAGGGCGAGCGGCTGTTGCGTATCGATCCTACCGACTATCGCATCGCCGTGGCCCAACTGGAGAGCGAAGTGGCCAGGGTCGAAGCCGAGATTCAGCTGGAGCAGGGACGCCAGATGGTGGCCCGCCGCGAATACGAACTGCTGGGAGAGGACGTCAGCGATGAAGAGAAGGCGCTGATGCTGCGGCAACCGCAGCTCGATACCCTGAAAGCCTCTCTTGACGCGGCCCGCGCCCGTGTGCAAAAGGCCCGTATCGACCTGGAACGAACGACTATTACGACGCCCTTCAACGCTGTGGTGCAGGCGCGCCACGTTAATCTTGGCACCCGGGTTACGCCGGCTACTGCCTTGGTTGAACTGGTGGGAACCGACACCTACTGGGTGGAGCTCTCCGTGCCGGTCAGCCAGTTGCGCTGGCTCCGTCTGCCCGAGACTTCGGGAGAGAAGGGGAGCGCCGTGAAAATCTACGACGAGACGGCCTGGGGAGCAGAGGCCTATCGCGAGGGTCACCTCCTGCGCCTGGCCGCAGCCGTGGAACCGGAAGGTCGCATGGCCCGGCTGCTGGTGGAGGTGGCTGATCCCCTGGCCCGTCAAAAGGCCCACGCCAAAAGCCCACGGATGATGGTCGGCTCCTATGTGCGGGCCGAAATTGCCGGTCACTCGGTCGAGACGGCGGCGAATATTCCCCGCCGTCTGGTCCGTGATGGCGATACGGTGTGGATCATGGATGACGAAGGCCGTTTGGAAATCCGTCCCCTTGATATCCTTTTCCGCGGCCGGGATGAGGTCTTTGTGCCCCAGGGGCTCACAGAGGGCGAACGGCTGGTCGTCACGGATCTGTCGGCCGCGGTGGAGGGGATGCGACTGCGCCTGCGAGAAGACACGATCCCCACCGGCAAGGAAACGTCGCCATGA
- a CDS encoding efflux transporter outer membrane subunit has protein sequence MQWNNAMRIKPSVFLWKSVRAGALAILLLAAVMVVAGCAPVRSGGQGAVELPPAFTATGEAALPEMWWHSFDDPALDAFMTRALAGNLSLKATWERLRQAEALQRKAGAGLIPALQGEAGAATTRYDNNGRSGSDQTYSLGLAASYEVDLWGRIRSSRDAARFDTGASAEDLQAAALTLSAQVAAGWYELMEKYGQLDLLDGQMETNRKVLELVTLQFRTGQTGIADVLQQRQLIEANVGERAQVALQIRVLENRLHLLAGLAPGQLALPQAALISLPALPETGVPAALVRHRPDVRRAWFQVRAADERTAAAVSERFPRLSLAAGVSTTAESIDDLFDNWLASLAANLVAPLIDGGQRRAEVERSQAQARERLHTYGQTVLQAVAEVEDALSGEARQLEYLDSVERQLELARQAIDRVRDRYLNGAEDYQRVLSALLSYQQLQRSYLAGQRILIQYRIDLCRALGTGWDMTAYAPES, from the coding sequence TTGCAATGGAATAACGCCATGCGGATAAAACCATCTGTTTTTCTCTGGAAATCCGTGCGCGCCGGCGCCTTGGCGATTCTGCTGCTCGCTGCCGTGATGGTTGTGGCCGGCTGCGCCCCTGTACGTTCTGGCGGACAAGGCGCTGTGGAGTTGCCCCCGGCTTTTACCGCCACGGGGGAAGCAGCGCTACCGGAGATGTGGTGGCACTCCTTCGACGATCCGGCCCTGGACGCGTTCATGACGCGGGCTCTGGCCGGCAATCTCAGTCTGAAAGCCACCTGGGAGCGCCTGCGGCAGGCCGAGGCCCTGCAGCGCAAAGCCGGGGCCGGACTGATTCCTGCCTTGCAGGGAGAGGCCGGCGCTGCCACGACCCGCTATGACAATAACGGCCGCTCCGGCAGCGACCAGACCTACAGCCTGGGCCTCGCCGCCAGTTACGAAGTCGACCTCTGGGGGCGCATCCGCTCTTCCCGTGACGCCGCCCGCTTCGATACCGGCGCCAGCGCCGAGGATCTGCAGGCCGCGGCCCTGACCTTGTCGGCGCAGGTGGCGGCGGGCTGGTATGAGCTGATGGAGAAGTACGGCCAGCTCGACCTGCTCGATGGACAGATGGAGACCAATCGCAAGGTGCTTGAACTGGTCACTTTGCAGTTCCGCACCGGGCAGACGGGCATCGCCGATGTGTTGCAGCAGCGCCAGCTCATCGAAGCCAATGTGGGGGAACGTGCTCAGGTCGCCCTCCAGATACGCGTGCTCGAAAACCGACTACATCTGCTGGCCGGGCTGGCCCCAGGGCAGCTGGCCCTGCCGCAAGCGGCACTGATCTCGCTGCCCGCTCTGCCGGAAACCGGTGTCCCCGCCGCACTGGTCCGCCACCGTCCCGATGTGCGCCGGGCCTGGTTTCAGGTGAGGGCTGCCGATGAGCGCACAGCGGCGGCCGTCAGCGAACGTTTCCCACGCCTGAGCCTTGCCGCCGGGGTCTCAACGACCGCGGAGAGTATCGACGACCTCTTTGACAACTGGCTGGCCTCGCTGGCGGCCAATCTGGTAGCGCCGCTTATCGACGGCGGCCAGCGGCGGGCCGAGGTGGAGCGCAGTCAGGCCCAGGCCCGTGAGCGTCTGCACACTTATGGACAGACTGTTTTGCAGGCGGTGGCCGAGGTCGAGGATGCCCTGAGCGGGGAGGCCCGGCAGCTCGAATACCTGGACAGCGTCGAGCGTCAGCTCGAACTGGCGCGGCAGGCCATCGACCGCGTGCGCGACCGCTACCTCAACGGCGCCGAGGATTACCAGCGGGTCCTCTCCGCCTTACTTTCCTACCAGCAGCTGCAGCGCAGCTATCTGGCTGGTCAGCGTATTCTCATCCAGTACCGTATCGACCTCTGCCGTGCCCTCGGGACGGGGTGGGACATGACAGCATACGCGCCGGAGAGCTGA
- a CDS encoding response regulator transcription factor, with protein sequence MNRLLVIDDDIELCELLADYLEPEGFSVEAVHDGDSGARRAVSGEHALVVLDVMLPGLNGFEVLRRVREKSRIPILMLTARGDDVDRIVGLEMGADDYLAKPFNPRELVARIRAIQRRMQAPPAADPEVAAPKTLAVGDVQLDPGARTATLRGVPVELTSVEFSLLEALLAQAGQIIPREDLVKKVLGRRLSPYDRSIDVHISSLRKKLGHQGPDGDRIKTVRGIGYLYALPTEPTSGSADA encoded by the coding sequence ATGAATCGGCTGCTGGTCATTGACGACGATATCGAGCTCTGCGAACTGCTGGCGGACTACCTGGAACCCGAAGGCTTTTCCGTCGAGGCCGTGCACGATGGCGACAGCGGCGCCCGTCGGGCCGTGTCCGGCGAGCATGCCCTGGTGGTACTCGACGTCATGCTCCCTGGGCTGAACGGCTTTGAAGTACTACGCCGCGTCCGGGAGAAATCGCGCATTCCCATCCTCATGTTGACGGCCCGTGGCGACGATGTCGACCGCATCGTCGGCCTGGAAATGGGGGCCGACGACTACCTCGCCAAACCCTTCAACCCAAGGGAGCTGGTGGCTCGTATCCGGGCCATCCAGCGACGGATGCAGGCCCCGCCAGCGGCCGACCCTGAGGTGGCCGCACCCAAAACCCTGGCGGTCGGCGATGTGCAGCTCGATCCGGGTGCCCGTACCGCGACCCTGAGGGGAGTCCCCGTCGAATTGACTTCCGTCGAGTTTTCCCTCCTGGAAGCGCTGCTGGCGCAGGCGGGACAGATCATTCCCCGCGAAGATCTGGTCAAAAAGGTCCTCGGGCGCCGGCTCTCACCTTACGACCGCAGTATCGACGTCCATATCAGCAGTCTGCGCAAAAAGCTCGGCCACCAGGGCCCCGATGGCGACAGAATCAAAACCGTGCGCGGCATCGGCTACCTGTATGCCCTACCCACCGAGCCGACCTCAGGATCTGCCGATGCATAA
- a CDS encoding ATP-binding protein has translation MHKLFIKIFLWFWLAMTLVGAFGIVMALTSDPFRLDVERKREAIRALGLELVEALEQGGQNGLLAKSAELRQKSGRQLFLLRGEGISVGGERLPPRVRNLALIAAQTGEIQVQPGKKGVWVALPDIGDYTLLAHSAPPSRLERLLNPYHLAPRLLATFLITGVICYLLARSLTAPIEKLRLATRKIAAGDFSTRVRAEVPGQNELADLADDFDRMTERVETLVDAQKRLLRDISHELRSPLARLHIALELVRQKSGPEATSPLDRIGREAERLNELIGQLLALTQSERVLPKSERVPIDLRDLVLEIAADADFEARGHSRSVRATATQPLHTAGNPEILRRAIENVVRNAIRHTVENSAVEIDLQQEVDDDVHTAVITIRDHGAGLAEQDLTRIFEPFYRVSDARDRQSGGTGIGLAIAERAVRLHNGSVTAANAQGGGLLVTIRLPLDAGEEG, from the coding sequence ATGCATAAACTCTTCATCAAAATTTTTCTGTGGTTCTGGCTGGCCATGACCCTCGTTGGCGCCTTCGGCATCGTCATGGCACTCACCAGCGATCCCTTTCGTCTGGACGTCGAACGCAAACGAGAGGCCATCCGCGCCCTTGGCCTGGAACTGGTCGAAGCTCTGGAGCAGGGCGGGCAAAACGGTCTCCTGGCAAAATCCGCCGAACTGCGCCAAAAGAGCGGGCGGCAACTCTTCCTGCTGCGGGGTGAAGGCATTAGCGTCGGCGGCGAAAGGCTGCCGCCGCGCGTCCGAAATCTGGCTCTGATAGCCGCCCAGACGGGTGAAATCCAGGTGCAGCCTGGGAAAAAGGGGGTTTGGGTGGCGCTGCCTGACATCGGCGATTACACCCTGCTGGCTCACAGCGCTCCCCCCAGCCGTCTGGAGCGCCTCCTCAACCCCTATCATCTGGCTCCGCGTCTGCTCGCCACCTTTCTGATCACCGGGGTCATCTGTTATCTCCTCGCCCGCTCCCTGACGGCTCCCATCGAAAAACTGCGCCTGGCCACGCGCAAAATCGCCGCGGGCGACTTTTCGACGCGGGTGCGCGCTGAAGTGCCCGGGCAGAACGAACTGGCCGATCTTGCCGACGATTTCGACCGTATGACCGAACGCGTCGAGACCCTGGTCGATGCGCAGAAACGGCTGCTGCGCGACATTTCCCATGAACTGCGTTCACCGCTGGCCCGCCTCCACATCGCCCTGGAGCTGGTCCGGCAGAAATCCGGCCCGGAGGCCACATCCCCCCTCGACCGCATCGGTCGCGAGGCGGAAAGGCTTAACGAACTCATCGGGCAACTGCTGGCGCTGACCCAGTCTGAACGCGTCCTTCCTAAGAGTGAACGGGTTCCCATCGACCTGCGGGATCTGGTCTTGGAGATTGCCGCCGATGCTGATTTTGAGGCCAGAGGCCATTCCCGCTCCGTCAGAGCCACGGCGACACAGCCGCTGCATACGGCAGGCAACCCGGAAATCCTGCGACGCGCCATTGAAAACGTGGTGCGCAACGCCATCCGCCATACCGTCGAAAACTCGGCGGTGGAAATCGATCTTCAGCAGGAAGTCGACGACGACGTCCATACCGCCGTCATCACCATCCGCGACCACGGCGCCGGCCTGGCAGAGCAAGACCTCACCCGTATTTTCGAACCCTTCTATCGAGTCAGCGACGCCCGTGACCGTCAGAGCGGCGGCACCGGCATTGGCCTCGCTATCGCCGAAAGGGCGGTGCGCCTCCACAACGGCTCGGTCACCGCCGCGAACGCCCAGGGAGGAGGACTGCTCGTCACCATTCGGCTCCCCCTGGATGCGGGGGAGGAGGGTTAA
- a CDS encoding Spy/CpxP family protein refolding chaperone — translation MKKRLIALTLLATALGGFVVAPTLALAADQNPAAETNQEERRCGKRGSCNGPFEGRMAAKLNLTSEQQAQIKAIVEAERERIAPLREQQREQRAQLQAAMKAQPFDENTVRQLAASQADARTEMIVHRARVQNQINAVLTEEQREQAEQMRASKKDRRCNKGHRGFGFGFDQQNS, via the coding sequence ATGAAAAAAAGACTGATTGCTCTCACCTTGCTGGCCACCGCCCTCGGCGGCTTCGTCGTCGCTCCTACTCTGGCTCTGGCCGCCGACCAGAATCCTGCCGCCGAAACGAATCAGGAAGAGCGACGCTGTGGCAAACGCGGTTCCTGCAACGGTCCCTTTGAAGGCCGCATGGCCGCAAAGCTCAACCTGACCAGCGAGCAACAGGCGCAGATCAAAGCCATCGTCGAGGCGGAGCGGGAGCGCATTGCCCCGCTGCGCGAGCAGCAGCGTGAGCAACGTGCCCAACTGCAGGCCGCCATGAAGGCACAGCCCTTCGATGAGAACACCGTGCGTCAACTGGCTGCCAGCCAGGCCGATGCCCGTACCGAAATGATCGTGCATCGCGCTCGCGTACAGAACCAGATCAACGCCGTACTCACGGAAGAACAACGCGAGCAGGCCGAGCAAATGCGTGCCTCCAAGAAAGACCGGCGCTGCAACAAAGGTCATCGCGGATTTGGCTTCGGCTTCGACCAGCAAAACTCCTAA
- the ppsA gene encoding phosphoenolpyruvate synthase produces MATEQESIRWFEDLSNDDVALVGGKNASLGEMIATLKPEGIQVPDGFATTAAAYRRFLATNDLEEKIRQHLQDYRQGKRSLHQAGEAIRTLIRRGRWPEEIAGAIRDAYGELCRRLGEDEVDVAVRSSATAEDLPDASFAGQQETFLNITGAEELLDACRRCYASLFTDRAIVYRENKDFDHLQIALSVGVQKMVRADRASAGVMFSIDTETGFPDVVVIDAAWGLGENVVQGAVTPDNYLVFKPLLGQEDLRPILHKKLGSKEKKMVYARSAGHTTRNTETSAKERHAFVLTDAEILQLARWAVIIEKHYQRPMDMEWAKDGDSNELFIVQARPETVQSRQEEGVLRRYTLKEKGEVLLRGLAIGEMIAAGKVQVIKSASDIESFEEGNILVTGMTDPDWVPVMKKAAGIITDHGGRTSHAAIVSRELGIGAVVGTDTGTSDLKDGQEVTLSCAEGDVGIIYEGRLDFEQTELNLENLPQTRTRLMMNIASPAAAFRWWRLPCRGIGLARMEFIINAIIQVHPMALVEFDRLDDKSAKKQIRALTRHYDDKSEYFVDQLSQGIATIAASQYPEPVIVRLSDFKTNEYAELIGGRQFEFAEENPMLGFRGASRYYSERYQAGFALECAALKRVRESIGLDNVIVMVPFCRTLKEADRVLEVMAANGLVQGERGLEIYMMVEIPANVVLAEKFAERFDGFSIGSNDLTQLVLGVDRDSAILRELFDERDEAVKTMIAQAIHSAKKAGIKIGICGQAPSDYPDFAAFLVEEGIDSISLNPDSVLAALHKIAEMEARLGICPRRPA; encoded by the coding sequence ATGGCAACGGAGCAGGAATCCATCCGCTGGTTTGAAGATCTGAGCAATGACGATGTCGCCCTGGTCGGGGGGAAAAACGCTTCCCTGGGCGAGATGATCGCCACTCTCAAGCCGGAGGGGATCCAAGTCCCCGACGGCTTTGCCACCACCGCCGCCGCCTACCGACGCTTTCTGGCGACCAACGACCTGGAAGAAAAGATCCGGCAGCATCTGCAGGACTACCGCCAGGGCAAGCGCAGCCTGCACCAGGCTGGGGAGGCCATCCGCACCCTCATCCGCCGGGGCCGCTGGCCCGAGGAGATCGCCGGCGCCATCCGCGACGCCTACGGGGAGCTGTGTCGCCGCCTTGGGGAGGATGAGGTCGATGTGGCCGTTCGCAGCAGCGCCACCGCCGAAGATCTGCCCGACGCCAGCTTTGCCGGCCAGCAGGAGACCTTTCTCAACATTACCGGTGCGGAGGAACTCCTCGACGCCTGCCGTCGCTGCTATGCCTCCCTCTTTACCGACCGGGCTATCGTTTATCGTGAAAACAAGGATTTCGACCACCTGCAGATCGCCCTGTCCGTTGGCGTGCAGAAGATGGTGCGCGCGGACCGTGCCAGCGCCGGCGTGATGTTTTCCATCGACACCGAGACCGGCTTTCCTGACGTCGTCGTCATCGACGCCGCCTGGGGTCTGGGCGAAAACGTTGTCCAGGGGGCGGTCACGCCAGACAACTACCTGGTCTTCAAGCCTCTGCTCGGCCAGGAAGACCTGCGGCCCATCCTGCACAAGAAGCTGGGCTCCAAAGAAAAGAAGATGGTCTACGCCCGCAGCGCCGGGCACACCACCCGCAACACCGAGACCTCCGCGAAAGAACGTCATGCTTTCGTGCTGACCGACGCGGAGATCCTGCAGCTGGCCCGCTGGGCGGTCATCATCGAAAAACACTATCAACGTCCCATGGACATGGAATGGGCCAAGGATGGCGACAGCAACGAGCTCTTTATCGTGCAGGCCCGGCCGGAGACGGTGCAATCCCGTCAGGAAGAAGGCGTGCTGCGCCGCTACACCTTGAAGGAGAAGGGAGAAGTGCTGCTCAGGGGGTTGGCCATCGGCGAGATGATCGCCGCCGGCAAGGTGCAGGTCATCAAGAGTGCCAGCGACATCGAGAGCTTCGAGGAAGGGAACATTCTGGTCACGGGCATGACGGATCCGGACTGGGTGCCGGTAATGAAAAAGGCCGCCGGCATCATCACCGATCATGGCGGCCGCACCTCCCACGCCGCCATCGTCAGCCGTGAGCTCGGTATCGGCGCCGTAGTCGGCACCGACACCGGCACCTCTGATCTCAAAGATGGGCAGGAGGTCACTCTCAGCTGTGCTGAAGGGGATGTAGGTATAATCTACGAGGGCCGCCTCGACTTCGAGCAAACGGAACTCAACCTGGAGAACCTGCCGCAAACCCGCACCCGCCTCATGATGAACATCGCCAGCCCCGCTGCGGCCTTCCGCTGGTGGCGCCTCCCCTGCCGGGGCATCGGCCTGGCCCGCATGGAGTTCATCATCAACGCGATCATCCAGGTTCATCCCATGGCCCTGGTTGAATTTGACAGACTGGATGACAAGTCCGCCAAAAAGCAGATCCGTGCTCTGACCCGGCATTACGATGACAAGAGCGAGTACTTTGTCGACCAGCTCAGCCAGGGGATCGCCACCATTGCTGCCAGCCAGTATCCCGAGCCGGTCATCGTGCGCCTCTCCGACTTCAAGACCAACGAATACGCCGAACTCATCGGCGGCCGCCAGTTCGAGTTTGCCGAAGAGAACCCCATGCTCGGTTTCCGCGGCGCTTCGCGTTATTACAGCGAGCGCTACCAGGCTGGTTTCGCCCTCGAATGCGCCGCCCTCAAGCGGGTGCGCGAGAGTATCGGCCTCGACAACGTCATCGTCATGGTCCCCTTCTGCCGCACTCTCAAAGAGGCCGACCGGGTGCTGGAGGTGATGGCCGCCAATGGCCTGGTGCAGGGGGAGAGAGGACTGGAAATCTACATGATGGTGGAAATTCCCGCCAACGTGGTGCTGGCGGAGAAGTTTGCCGAGCGCTTCGATGGTTTCTCCATCGGCAGCAACGACCTGACCCAGCTTGTGCTCGGGGTCGACCGCGACTCGGCCATTCTGCGGGAACTCTTTGATGAACGGGACGAAGCAGTCAAAACCATGATCGCCCAGGCCATCCACTCAGCCAAAAAGGCCGGCATCAAAATCGGCATCTGCGGCCAGGCCCCCAGCGATTATCCCGATTTCGCTGCCTTTCTGGTCGAAGAGGGGATCGACTCCATCTCTCTCAACCCCGACAGCGTTCTTGCCGCCCTGCATAAGATCGCCGAAATGGAGGCCCGGCTCGGCATCTGCCCACGCCGGCCGGCATAA